TATTACCGGGCATGCCTCAAAATAGATTTTTTATAAATCGCAAAAATCTGTTTCCGACCTTTTTCATTGAATATTCTCATATTCGAGACTTGACTCTCTCCGTTTCTGTTTTTCGCAATGTGGACCGCATTTACTTgagaaaacgaacgaacgaacgaaagagggagagagagagagagagagagaaagtgagagaaagcaacagagagagagagagagagagagagagagagtgaacgAAACAGAAAGAGTGAAAGGCGGGgcgaatgagagagagagagagagagtgataAAATTGGTAATATATGAAGAAGAGAGcgtgaaaataaatatgaggaaagatAAAGTGCATTAGTGCGATCAGAAGCAAAGATGAGGAAAAAATGAATACAGAAAGGAAATGAATGAGAAACAGAATGTGTGTGAAAAATGATAAGacgagagagaagaaagaaaacaagAGAGAGATGAAGAAGCAATCGCACCTCGACCGAATTTAAACCTATAATTTCCTCTCACACCTTTGCGCAGTGTTTTGGGCCTTTCCGTCCAATACGCGATGTACCACtgtcattatttatttaatttttgcaaTCTACGTACAATAAAATTGTTGTTGCTGAAACGATAAGTGTAAATGTGTATACTGTACATTCAACCTTCGTTTTAAAATCATCATTAAGATCTCACTGGACCAGGATTCTTGCCGTCCTGGCGTGTGTTGTAattgtacatgtacatatacatgcgtattttttaatatcagaCGGTAATTTACTCGATAATTAGGATCGCTTATTagagtatatatgtatgtatatatgcatacatacgtacgtacataagatataatatatatgtacacatatgcATCCGTacatgtgtgtatgtatatgtatacatatatgtacacatatatgaaaaaaagaaaaatgagagCGGCATTCCCGACGCCGATGTCTGCGATGAACGATCTCCGAAAGGAATAAAGCACTTTCACGTAGTATCGTGTTTCTCTCACTGTTTCTCTCACTACCCTTGTATTCCTAATCATTACAGAGATTGATTTCTTAAATGGTGTCCGCAGAAATCCAGCTAACGACAAATTCTATTCTTACGAAGTATCGTCGAAAATGTCAACTTCTCGTTTAAAAGTTATAAACTACTCTAAAATCTTTGAACTTTGATACTCGTAACTATTACATTCTTCTTTCAATTACAATGCCTTCTTAATGCTTTGCGCCTTTTACGTTTtaaagtttttataatattcgtgTAAATGAATCACATttgatatgaaataaaattatcgtACGACAGACGAGATACGTTAGTCAATGATTATACTCAGCAAAGCTTTGTATCGTTTCTACGGTTGCCGATACagtagaaaataatattatgatGCCATCTATACTCAGAATTTAAACTATCTATGATTAATTCCTGTGGAATAAAATTCTATAAGATTTCCTATATTTCCTATATTCGTCTACGATTATACCACAGATGAGATATATATAGAGTAGACGTGACCATTGACTTCTGTAGATGTGACTGATAGACATGATCGATGGACGTAACCATTGGATGTGACATTGTGACATCATTGACTACCTTGTCGGTGTGTTGACATCATTAATTAAGGACAGAATAGACGTGACATTAAGTGGGACTTTGTATCCCAGGTTCTGAAATACCAGTTTGGAAAAAATTTGAGTATTTCCTACGCCCTTTGCGATTTGCTACAGCCAACACAGGAAATATCACAGATAacttatttttaatttcacaggAAAATTTAGTTTCAATTTAAACCATTACCATAAACGAGATACAGAAATAGACATGATATTCAATGCTTTCTCAAGCTCCACGTTTTGGAGATCATCTGATCACCCATACCATTTTCGTATCGCATGCGACTTTACCGATTCGGTATAGTGCTGGtttgaattaaaaatacatactcTTGCacgtatgaaattataaataaaatatagagtAGGATATTCCATAATATAGAATAGGATATCCTACAATCGCAATGGAGTATAGAATTCTATACTTCTACAATACTTCAGAAAGTATTACACaccattaaaaaataaaagactgTACACTACACATATGTATACGTTACACACTATCAAAATAATAATAGTTAATGATTCGTTTAACTAGTTCCAAATTAAATTGTAACTTCATATATCTGAAACAAAAATgtgaattttttaatcttttctattttcatcttcgtattctcaaatcaattattaattacatattatCAAGTGTAGGTACTGTGACTCATAAATTTGCAATACAATTTATCGATAACCTAAATAGACGAATTACGCAAaatggaaagaagaaaaaaccaataaaaagaataaaaaatcacCAAAATCTTGCTTCTGTGGATAAATACATGTACAGTCTATATCAATCTGGTAGATCGGTCTTCCATATGGACCAGCGAGCGCAGACGAACGGAACAACGAGTATGAGAGAATGTCTCTTTTTACCTAGCAACAAAACAATACTTCAACCTCCCGTAATAGTCATCCGCTCGATCATCCCTACAAATAAGACTGTACCACTTACTACTGAGGAATCTGCCATTGATATAAAACATATGTGAGAAACTGTTAAATTTATCCTAAAAACTCTAGAATCTCAACGAAATATTCAGACACTTCCACCATATGTACAATgtattcttttatatatacttcatacaaaaatattatactCTATAAAAAGATAAACGTTGCagtaaatatagtaaatatagaacgatatttattagaTTTAATTTTGGAAATTGATATCTGCCGATGTTGATATTATATCTATAATAATACTCAAGGATAGAATTTATAAGTTATATTTCCATCGCTATATTGTGATGTCATATCTTGTCCCGAAATTGGTTAACGCTTAAATCTTTGATAGTCATTTATTcccttttttcaatttttatcttcTTAATAAGAGTGCGATTCACTAACATTAATACATTTATTTAGATGAacgtttttaaatttatttagaacGTATATTTTGTGCATTAATTAATGTAACATCATTATGACTTATCTAGCAAATTTTGGAatgatttatgaaaaatttcggGCAGTAATCGCAAAAACAAGAAATCGTTAAGTCTATTTACGAATGAACAAACTTGTGATCATTTCTTATTCTACGCAAAGTATAATCTTGTTTGTAAAATACTTTCGTTCGGTTATTCTATAGTTTCAGTTTTTATTCTCTTTGGCAATGcttaaaatatatttgtcttattgttaaatagatatatgaaattaactgctattattaaattaattaattaactgcttttaataaaaataataaccaaaatgatacatttgttttcattaatataattattaatatgaaTCTTCTACATTCAAATGTGAAAATAAATTCTGAATATATATAGAATTCTAATAAccctacatatgtatgtattacaagtaacaataaaaagagaatatgtaataattttcaatagGAATACTTTCTAAAGAGTAAATACTGTTTTCGGATAAGATAAGATCATTcttctaatattttataattttttgattGAATATAACAAACTTTCATTGGCTATAtcttatatttcaaatttttcaaacaaGAATAGATTCATTTAATATTGGGCAAAGCTATTATACAATGAAAGATAACTCTTATGCAAGTACAAATCACATAAGCCAATATTCATATACTTAccatttttctccatttttgttaACTTCAATATCAGTATCATGGCACATtcatatttattacaattttaacaaatacttTGACAAAGTTAAAGCAAACTTTAAACGAGAAGCTTTTGTGTAGTATTTAAAACGATACAGAATTACATACATTATGTTTTACACAATTTAAACTTAATAAACTTTTACAGCACGTTTCATCTTTATTTAATTGGGTTAGCAGCCTGTAATATGcacttattatttttgtttaaatcGGAACAATTCGAGCCTACAAAAGATATTTACACGTGGTTTCTCGCATGGAAACAGGATCTGCGCATGCGCGAGAAATCTTCAGAGGGGGCAAAGCCCTTCGTCTAATAAAACCGATAGACAGTAAGAATGGAAACATTATTTTGTAGTTCTCATTTAACACATTTGTgctaatttcaatatttttacgtGGTGTCATGTTAATATAAAAGTaggattttattaaatattgtatgTGACATTTACAATGCTACAAGGATCCaatcaaaaattaatttttatgatattttacTTTAAAACATAAGAAAGTGATAGATTCGAATTCTATGTGATTTATATGAATGAGCACCGACAAGACTGATtatgaaacaaaatatattacTCTAATTTATGTAATTACTTCATTACTAAATGCAAGACAAGATTGTTATTGAAATTAACAGTATTATTGTAAACAATCGGTTACTTGATACTAGTTTTATAAAAGAGATTAAAGGACATAAGTGAAAGTAATTGCAATGTTATACTAGCATGATCTATAAATAATGCAGAGGATATTTATAGAATTATGACTTATAATTGGGTCAATCATTAAGAAATTTAGAAAAGccgaaagattaaaaaatttgtaatacATTTTTGAGCAGAATCTTATTAATGaaatacattaaaataaataGTGAGAGATCAAGATAtaagtttattttatttctatatgtaCCAAAGAATTATTGCCAAGGTTTTTACATTATCTCACTTcacaataattttaaaatactgTGTACAATGCAGatgttatataatttatttacttaatatgaattataagtaaaaattatttaataaaaaaccGATTATGAAATGATTGCTAAGTATGTTCTTTTAACATAAGTGAGTTTCAATGTGAATAAAAGTTTGTACATATGGGTTTTACAAAGATATTAAAACGTATGCTGTATGCAAATTTTGCATCGTGCAGTTCTAAAACATTAGGAATACTAGCACCATTAACAATCCCACCATTGCATATTGCATTTTTGTACTACTTTTGGCAAGAATATTCAAGAGACGTAGACAAACAGTATTGTTCTTGTTCATGTTGGGACACAGTATTTAAGGGTAAGTTAATcttgtttatatattttatgtgaCTAGTTATAGAACTACATTCAATTAGTTTTCAAAAACTATTGATATATTATTGCAGGATCATATGAGTCTGGCATTGCCTCTTATAAACATATGTATTTTAATGCCACATCGAATACTTTAAAAATATGGATTACGATTGTAATTGGAATTATTACTTTCTATGAAGTAGTGAAACATTTAACATGGCTAGCTTTTCATAATCGCCTTAGACTTTCTATGATGATCCTTTTTTTAACTGCTATTTTCTCACATTACTATACTTGGTGGGTTTATATGAATTATTGGAATGATGAGTTCTATTCCCAATGGTACCATCAATTGTTTTTCTCTGTCACTGAGCTGATTTCTACTTTCCTGGTTGTTCATCTGGCAGATAATAAAAATCCAGTAACTCATAGAAAAGCATTTGGTATAGCTGCAATagctattttacatattttagcaGGTGGTTGGGATCAATTTGTTGCCAATGTTTTCAGAGGAGAAGGACATGCACATCAGGTAATAGTATTTAAGGAATCATGTGTCATAATCATAATAACTATATGCAATTTATAATGTAACATATTACAATCATTTGCATCAATTCATTTATATATGAAtgaatatgtatatgtgtacaaTATGcaatacataatatgtatatacaaattataatGTTTAGTTAGTAATTTTTTATGTAATAGGTTGTACGTGATCTTGGATTTATGATCCCAGATATTCTTCACGTTGGTATTCCATTATGGACAGTTAAGTGGaaacatatttataatcttCCTGGTTCTGCCAAACGAGATCCTAGTATCAAAAGAGATCTAGCTTATATGTTGGGAATGATATGTATAGGATTATGCATTTGTGCCATATTGT
Above is a genomic segment from Bombus vancouverensis nearcticus chromosome 1, iyBomVanc1_principal, whole genome shotgun sequence containing:
- the LOC117153526 gene encoding uncharacterized protein LOC117153526 yields the protein MGFTKILKRMLYANFASCSSKTLGILAPLTIPPLHIAFLYYFWQEYSRDVDKQYCSCSCWDTVFKGSYESGIASYKHMYFNATSNTLKIWITIVIGIITFYEVVKHLTWLAFHNRLRLSMMILFLTAIFSHYYTWWVYMNYWNDEFYSQWYHQLFFSVTELISTFLVVHLADNKNPVTHRKAFGIAAIAILHILAGGWDQFVANVFRGEGHAHQVVRDLGFMIPDILHVGIPLWTVKWKHIYNLPGSAKRDPSIKRDLAYMLGMICIGLCICAIL